In the Clostridium sp. 'White wine YQ' genome, ATCTTACGTTTAATATTGTTCTCTAAACTTTCAATCTTCTTAAAGCTTCTATATATAAAATATATTGCAATAGCCCATGGAATTAAATCTTCCTTTGATATTATAGGAAATATTATTGGTATCAATGCTGCGAAATAATATATTTTCTTCACGTTATTCCTCCTACTACTTATAGTAATTGGCTCTAATAAGCTTATCACTTAAATCGATAGCCTTAAGCATGTCTTCTTTTTCCCCGTTATAAGATTCTGTCCCTACAAATTCTCTTGTTTCAAGTATGGTGAAATCTTTCTTAGTATTTAGTAAGTTTCTTCCGACTGTTTTATTACTTTCTTTGTCTAAGTTCACACCAAATAGATATGCAACAGTTGGCAATGTATCAACTTGCCCACCTTGAACATGTTTTACTTCTCCAGAAATACTATCATTATAAATAATAAGTGGAACTTCTCTATTATTTTCTTTCATCCATGGTTCAAGTCCACTTGTTTTTTGAACTTCATCTCCATAAAACTTATGAACCCCTTCATGATCTCCATAGATAACTACAACAGTGTTTTTTAGTATTCCTTCTTTATCTAATTTATCAAAGAAATCTCCTATATATTTATCGGTGTAATTAATGCACTGAAAATATCCTCCAAGTTTTGTGTTCTCCAAATTACTTGGTAACTTTAAGGTCTTATCAGCTTCTGGTAACTCAAATGGCGAGTGACTGGTTAATGTTACCGTATAAGATAAAAATGGAGCTTTTAATTCTTTTAGTTTATCTGCATATTGGCTTAAGTAACTTCTATCACTAATTCCTAAGTTAATTACTTCATCAATATTATAATTTGTTGAATCTGCAGTTTTTTCATATCCTACTGATTTAAGTACTGGCATCCAGTTCCAATATGAACCTTTATCTGGGTGAGATGCAAAAGTTGAATATCCCATGTTCTTAAAAATATTTGGGAAAGAATATTGATACTGGTTTCCTGGATATCTAAATGCTGTGGCTCCTTCTCTAACTGGTAGTGTTGATGTATTAGTAATTATCTCTCCATCAGAACTTGTACCATTCCATGTTTGCTCATGAAAATTATCAAAATAATAAGAATTCTTTAGAATCCTATTAAGATTTGGAGTAATTTCTTGTCCATTAACTTTTTGACCAATTACAAAGTTCTCTAATGATTCCCATTGAATTATAAGAACATTTTTCCCTTGCATACTATTGAAATACTTATTATCAGGAAGATTTTCTTTCTTTTTTGAGAACCAATCTTCAGTCTGTTTCTTTTCTTCACTTGAAAGTTCATATGGCTTAGATTCCTTATAATAATTATATGAATCAAAAATATGATATCCAATTGGAGTTAAATTTGATATAGTCTGATTCGGACTCCAACTCTTTCTAAATATCATTTGATTTTCAAAGCCTTTATTATATGTATCTATTTTTATATGCGCATATGTTAGATAAAGAATTGGTAATATTAATGCTAATAGAAATGCTAATAAATTTCTTTTTACTTTAATTTGTTTATCTCTTATTATCATTATTAATAAAACAACAATATCTATAATAAATGCTAAATCTACTAATCTAACCATTGAAATAATCGATGAACCTAAATTATCTAAGTTGCTGGTCATCTTAAGCATATATAATGATATAAATGAAGAATTACTTCTAAAGTACCACAAATCACCTATTATGAATATTGTAAACACAACATTAAGTACTAAAAAACTAATAGCTTGTCCTTTTTTAGAAAATAAAAATCCAAATGATAAAAATATCAAGATAAAACTAAAATAAACTAAAAAAGGTGGAAATGAATAAAATACTCTCATAGGATTAATTCCATTTGCTTTATCATCTGAAATTAATGCCATAAATAAAATTGACTTTAAGAAAATAAGTATAAATGTAATTATAAAATACTTATTATGAACTATGTCTTTTATTGTATCCCTAAATGTTCCCAAGAATCTTTTTTCCTTGTTAGTATTATAAGCTAGCATAATTACCTCCAGTTATTAATAAGTATATTAATTATATCATCAATTTCTTTTTGTAATTTTAAATATTTTCTTAAATTTATAAAGCCCGGTATTTTCCGAGCTTCATTTATAGATAACATAATCAAATATTATTTCTAATTAACTTTCTCATATCTCCAATCATATATAGTGAACCGCAAATTAAAAGCATATCATCTTCGGCAATCTTACTTACCGCATATCTATATGCCTCTTCATAATTATCCATAGAAATAGCTTCTATTTCTTGTTCTAAGATTTTATCCCTTAAAACCTCAGATAATTCGGCTCTATCTGAATGTGGAGTAACTGCAACAACTTCTTTTGCTAAAGGGCATATTTCCCTAATCATTTCATCTACTTGCTTATCAGCCAGTATCCCTAAAATCAATACTAAATTTTTATAATTAAAGTAAGTTCTTAGGTTTTCTTTAAGTTTTCTTATTCCGTCTATATTATGTGCCCCATCAATTAGTATATAAGGTTTGTCACTTAATAGTTCCATTCTACCTTTCCACTCAACTTCTTCTAACCCTTTAGAAATAACATTATAGCTTATTGATATTTCACCAAGTTCTTCTAAAACCTTTATTGCAGTTATAGCAGTTAAGCAATTAACTATCTGGTGTTTACCTAATAAAGGTAAGTTTATTTCCAAGCTTTTATTTTCTATAGTGTATTGCATTCTTTGAAATACTTTAGAATCCTTTTGTAGCACTCCTAAAAATTTTGAAGAAATAGGATTAACATTATATATTTTTGATTCTAATTCCTTAGCCTTAGCTTTAATGACTTCTAAAGCATCTCTTTCTTGTGGGTATAATACAACTGGAACATTTTCTTTAATAATACCAGCTTTCTCACTAGCTATTTCCTTTAAGGTATTACCTAAAATATTCATATGATCAAAACTAATTGAAGTTATAACAGTTAAAATAGGTGTTAATACGTTAGTAGAGTCCAACTTTCCACCAAGTCCAACTTCTATTACTCCAAAGTCTATTTTCATATCATAAAAATATTTAAACATTATGCATGTAATCACTTCAAATTCTGTAGGTTGACCTAATCCTTCTTCAGCAACTACATCAACTATTTCCCTTATTTCATTGACACACTTAGTCAGATGGTCTTTTGGAATATTCACTCCATTTATTTGTATACGTTCCTCAAACTCTTCTAAATATGGAGATGTAAACATACCAACTTTATATCCTGCTTCTTTTAATATATTACTTATCATAGCCGTGGTTGAACCCTTGCCATTAGTACCTGCTAAGTGAATAAATTTTACTTTTTTATGTGGATTACCTAATAGTTCAAGTAACCGTTCCGTTCTACTTAATCCAAAATTCATACCGAACTTATTTAAGCTATGAATATATTCAATACTTTTTTTATATTCCATATTTCCTCCAACTTCTAAGCTTCCTTCAATACCTTTTCCCTTATAACTTGAATTACTCCTTCTTCATCATTTGTCTTTGCAATAAATCTACTATATGATTTTACATCCTCCGGAGCATTCTTCATTGCATAACTATAATAGGCTTCCCCTAGCATTTCAACATCATTATAATAATCTCCAAAAACCATGGTTTCTTCTTTTTGAACTCCTAACAATCTTTGGATAGTTCTTAGTGATTTCCCTTTATTTATACCTTTCTTTCCTATATCTAACCAAACTTGTCCTGAAACTGTGATTTGAAATTCCTCTCCCCAAACAGGAGTAATTATATTATTAGAATTCTCAGCAGAACCTAATTTATCATGAATTGATACTTTAATAATATCATCCTCAACTAAAAGTAAATCATCAACTTTTTCATATTCATGATAATATTTATTAAATTCTTCCATAAATACTTCATCATCACTATTTTCAATATAAGCTCTTTTTTTACCACATAAAACTATATTGGTTTCAGGAACTTTCCTAGCTTCTTCAATAATTTTATGGACTCTTTCTTTTGACATAGTTGAGGAATATAGTTCCTTGCCCTTATACATTACATATGCACCATTTTCAGCTAAAAAAAGGATATCATCTTTTATTTCATGAAAATTATTTCTTAATGTATGATACGGTCTTCCGCTTGCAGCAACAAAAACGACTCCTTTATTTAGAACTTTTTTTGCTATCTTAAAGAAATCCTTAGGCAATTGACCTTTTGAATTTAATAATGTTCCATCCATATCACTTGCAATTAACTTAATCATATCTTTTCCTCCTAATGTTTCTTTATATATATTAATTTTAGTATTACGTCAATGTTACAATTTGATTTTAACACAAATAATCTTCACTTTACAAATGATAATTATTATTAACTAATCTAGTAAATCCCATATAAGGTTTTCATATAAAAAGAAAACCCTAAGACTTTGAAATTATCTTAGGGTACCTTTTACTATAATTCTTTATCTGCTATTAACCTAACGCTTTAATTCTTAGAAGTACAGCTTCAAGCATTTCTTTATATTTTTCTCCTTTAGCTTTTTCAGCTTCAACTACATCCTGAGGAGCTTTTGCTGTAAATCTCTCATTTGATAGTTTTCCTTCTACTCTCTTAATTTCCCCTTCAAGTTTAGTCTTTTCTTTGTTTAATCTATCTAATTCCTTTTCTCTATCAACTAAATCTAATAGAGGCATAAATAATTCACCAACTTCAACTACAACTGAAACAGCATTTTCTGGAGCATTATTTTTATTTTCTATAAATTCCATCTCAGAAGCTGAAGCCAACTTTTCAAAGTAGCTTATTCCATTTTTAAATGCTTCTTCTGCTTCTTTATTTATATATGCAACTACCTTTGCTTTTCTTGATGGTGGAACATTCATTTCAACTCTTACATTTCTAAGTGATTTAATAGCATCAATTATATATCCCATTTCTTTTTCTGCTTTAGCATCAACTAAGCCTTCGTTGTATTCTGGCCAACTTGAAATAGTAATTGACTCACTTTCATCACATAAATGAGTATATATTTCTTCTGTTATAAATGGCATAACTGGGTGAAGAAGCTTTAATCCTGTTTGAAGTACATCATATATTACATTGTATGCTATTCCTTTAGCTTTTTCATCTTCTCCATAGAATACAGGTTTAACTAATTCTATATACCAGTCACATAACTCATTCCACATGAAATCATAAACTTTTTGCAATGCAATACCTAATTCAAACTTCTCTAAATTATCTGTAACTTCCTTAATTAAAGTGTTACATCTAGATAATATCCATCTATCAGCTAATGAATAGTCTTTTTCATCTTTATACTTATTCATTAAATCTTTATCTAAATTCATCATTAAGAATCTTGATGCATTCCATATTTTATTAGCAAAGTTTCTTGCAGACTCAACTCTTTCTGGATAATATCTTATATCATTTCCTGGTGCATTTCCTGTAACAAGCATAAATCTAAGTGCATCAGCACCATAAGTATCTATTACCTCTAATGGATCTACTCCATTACCAAGAGATTTACTCATTTTTCTTCCTTCAGAGTCTCTTATGATACCATGAATAAGAACATTTTCAAATGGTGTTTCTCCCATATTGTGAATACCAGAGAAAATCATTCTTGCTACCCAGAAGAATATAATATCATAACCTGTAACAAGTACTGAATTAGGATAGAAGAAGTCTAAATCATCTGTTTTATCTGGCCATCCTAATGTTGAAAACGGCCATAAGGCAGATGAAAACCATGTATCTAAAACATCACTATCTTGAGTTATCTTATTAGAGCCACATTTTGTGCATGAACCTGGTTTTTCTTCACTTACCATTAGTTCTCCACATTCATCACAGTAGAATACTGGTATTCTATGTCCCCACCATAATTGTCTAGAAATACACCAGTCTTGAATGTTTTCCATCCAGTTATAATAAACTTTTTCAAATCTCTCAGGTATGAATTTTGTTTTCTTTTCTCTAACTACATCTAGTGCAGGTGCTGCAAGAGATTCCATTTTTACATACCATTGTTTTGATATAATTGGTTCGATTACTGTACTACATCTATCATGTGTTCCTACATTATGAGTATGAGGTTTTATTTTTACAAGTAATCCTTCTTCTTCAAGGTCAGAAACCATAGCTTTTCTAGCTTCATATCTATCTAAGCCTGCATATTTACCACCTAAAGAATTAATTACTCCCTTATCATCCATTATTCTAATTTCTTTAAGTCCATGTCTCTTTCCTACTTCATAATCGTTAGGATCATGTGCTGGCGTAATTTTAACGGCACCAGTTCCGAACTCAATATCAACATATTCATCTGCAATTATAGGAATTTCTCTTCCTACTAATGGTAATATAAGAGTTTTTCCTACTAAATGTGAAAATCTTTCATCATTAGGATTAACAGCTACTGCAGTATCCCCTAGTAATGTTTCTGGTCTTGTAGTTGCAATTTCTATAAACTCATTTGAATCCTTAACTGGATACTTTATGTGCCAGAAGTTACCTTCTTGTTCTTTATACTCTATTTCTGCATCAGATAAAGCAGTTTCACATTTTGGACACCAATTTGTAATTCTGTTTCCTTGATAAATAAGACCTTCATTATATAATTTAACAAAAACATGTCTAACAGCTTTGTTTAAATTCTCATCCATAGTAAAAGCTTCTCTTGTAAAATCTGCAGAAACTCCCATTTTCTTTAGCTGAGTTCTTATTCTTTCTCTATATTCATCTGACCATTCCCATACTTTTTCTAAAAATGCATCTCTTCCTAATTCTTTTTTTACAATTCCTTGCTTTAATAATTCATTTTCAACTTTAACTTCAGTTGCTATACTAGCGTGGTCTTCTCCTGGAAGCCAAAGAGTACAATATCCTTGCATTCTCTTAAATCTTATTAGTATATCTTGAAGCGTATTATCAAGCGCATGCCCTAAATGTAATTTTCCAGTTATATTTGGAGGCGGCATAACTATTGTATATGGTTTTTTTGATCTATCTACTTCAGGAGTAAAATACTTTTTTTCCTCCCATACTTTATAAATTCTTTCCTCAAATTCCTTTGGATCATAGGTTGTTGAAATATTATTTTCGCTCATGTTTTCCTCCTTAAAATTCTAGGTGAAATAAAAAAAGAATCTTAATCCTATAAAAGGACGAAGATTCGCGGTACCACCTTTTTTTCTACAACAATTGTTATAGACTCTTAATACTTTATCGGTATAGAACTACCGTCTTTACTTAATATAAATAAACATTAGGTATACTTACTTTCAGTAAAGATGCTCAAAAGCTACCTTCAAGATAACAGATATAGAAAACCTTTCAGCCTTGAGTTTTCCTCTCTTAATATCATTAATATCTCTACTCCTCTTTATCATAGCATAGATATAAATTTGTATATTAATTATAATATATTATTGAATCTTAATCTGTCAAGGATAAATAGTAATAATTTCATAATATAATGAGACTTAATATAAAAACCAGAAGCCGCAAGGCTTCTGGTTTTTCATTATTTAAATATTTCTAACTTCTTCATTAAGCCATAAAACTTTTTTAGGTTTTTGATTTGCATCTAAATTCTTGAATGCTGTTGCAAACATAAGCTTAATTCTATTTAATTGGTTTACTTCAGAAGCACCTGGATCATAATCGATAGCAACTATATTAGATAGTGGATATTTATGCTTAAGTGCTTTAATCATTCCTTTTCCAGTAACATGGTTAGGTAGACAAGCAAATGGCTGCATACAAATAATATTATTAACACCACTTTCTATAAGCTCCATCATTTCTGCAGTTAAGAACCAACCTTCACCAGTTTGATGTCCTAAGGACAATATTTGTGATGCCATATTTCCTAATTCTTGAATACTTACTGGCGGATGGAATCTTTCACTTTCTTCTAATGCTTTTTTCATTTCTTTTCTATATAACTCCATAGCCCAAATAGCTAGGTGTCCATTATTCTTACTCTTTTTGCTAAATGAAAGATACCTATATTTAAAATCTGAATCATAAGCTGAATAGAAGAAGAAATCTAAAAGATCTGGAACTACAGCTTCTCCACCTTCATTTTCTATTATACTTACAACATCATTGTTAGCTAATGGATGGAATTTAACTAGTATTTCACCTACTACTCCAATCCTTGGCTTTTTAATATCTAGAAGTTCTAATTCATCAAATTCCTTAATTATTCCTCTAACTGTTTTCTTAAAGCTTGATAATGAACCTTTCTTAACACTTTCAATAGCAATTGCTCTCCACTTTTCATATAGTTCATTTGCACTTCCTTTAACTTTTTCATAAGGCCTTACTCTATATAAAACTCTCATGAATAAATCTCCGTATACAAGTGACATTAAAGCTTTATTTAGTAGCTTAAGTGTAAGCTTAAAGCCAGGATGTTTTTCCATACCAACTGCATTAAGTGATAGTACTGGAATATTTTCAAACCCTGCTTCAACTAATGCTTTTTTAAGGAATGCTATATAGTTAGTTGCTCTACAACCACCACCAGTTTGTGAGATGATTACAGATGTATTATTCAAATCATACTTTCCTGATTTTAATGCATGAATTATTTGTCCTATTGTAATTATAGAAGGATAACAAGCATCATTATTTACATATTTTAAGCCCTCTTCTATAGCCATCTTATCTTCTTCTGGCACTACAACTTTATAGCCTGACGAATTAAATGCAGCCTCCACTAAATCAAAATGAATAGGAGACATTTGAGGTGCTAATATTGTATGAGTTTTTCTCATTTCCTTTGTGAATGTAGGAGATTTATATTTAAACTCTTCCTTCACTGGAACATAATTATTTCTAACTCTTTCTTCTATAGCTGCTTTTAAGCTTCTAACTCTTATTCTAACAGCACCTAAGTTATTTCCTTCATCTATTTTTAATACTGTATATATTTTCCCACTAGCATTTAAAATTTCTTGTACTTGATCTGTAGTAACTGCATCAAGTCCGCAACCAAAGGAATTTAATTGAACTAATTCTAAATTATCATTTTCACATACATGTGCTGCTGCACTATATAATCTTGAATGGTATGTCCATTGGTCAACAACTCTAAGTGGTCTTTCTAAGTTTCCTAAGTGAGCAACAGAATCTTCTGTTAAGACAGCCATTCCATAAGAAGTAATTATATTAGGTATACCGTGGTTTATTTCAGGATCCACATGATATGGTCTTCCTCCTAAAACGATACCCTTCTTTCCAGTTTCTTTTAGGTAAGCTATTACTTCTTCTCCCTTATCTCTTATATCCTGCTTATATTTTTCTCTTTCATTCCAAGCTAAATCTAAAGCTTTCTTACATTCTTCAACAGTTACATTAAAGCCCTTAAATTCTTCAACTAGTCTTGGAAGCAGTCTTTCCTTATCATTTAATGAGAAAAATGGATTAATGTAATTAATATTTTTCTCTTGTATTACATCCATATTGTTTTTTATTACTTCTGGATAGGAGGTTACTATTGGACAATTGTAATGATTATTTGCTCTTTCATCTTCTTTTTTCTCATACGCAATAGAAGGATAGAAAATATTTTCAATACCTCTATTAACTAATGCCATTATATGTCCATGAACAATTTTAGCTGGATAGCATGCAGATTCTGAAGGTATAGTTTCTATTCCCATTTCATAAATCTGTTTAGTGCTTCTTGGTGATAATTCCACTCTAAAACCTAAGTCATTTAAAAAAGTGAACCAGAATGGGTAATTCTCATATATATTTAATACTCTAGGAATTCCTATTGTTCCTCTTTTGGCCTCTTCTTTCTTTAATGGAATATAATTAAATGTTCTTTTATATTTATAATCATAGAGATTAGGTACATCATCATTTGATACTTTACCTATTATAGGTCTTTCGCATCTATTTCCTGATATAAATGTCTCTCCATTAGAGAATTTATTTTTTGTCAATAAACAGTTATTACCGCATAGACCACATCTCTCTAGGGTTGTATCAAAACTAAAGCTTTCTAATTCATGAGCCTTAAGAATATTACTCTCAGAATCTTGAATATATCTTTCTCTAGATATTAATGCTGCACCAAAGGCGCCCATTAGTCCTGCAATATCTGGTCTTATAACTTCTCTTTCTGAAACCAACTCAAAACTTCTAAGAACTGCATCATTATAGAAGGTACCCCCTTGAACAATGATTTTCTTACCCATTTCTTCTTTTCTTCTAATTTTAATTACTTTAAATAAAGCATTTTTAATAACTGAGTAAGAAAGTCCAGCAGAAATATCTCCTACTGTTGCTCCTTCCTTTTGAGCTTGCTTTACCCTTGAGTTCATAAATACAGTACATCTTGATCCTAAGTCTACTGGATTAGACGCATATAATGCTTCTTTAGCAAAATCTTTAACTTCCATATTAAGTGATTTAGCAAAGGTTTCGATAAATGAACCGCACCCTGATGAACAAGCTTCATTTAATAGTATACTATCAATTACACCATTCTTAATTCTAAGACATTTCATGTCTTGTCCACCAATGTCTAAAATGAAGTCTACACCTGGAAGGAAATGTTCTGCAGCCTTGTAGTGAGCTATTGTTTCTATTTCTCCAATATCAATATGTAGTGCTGACTTTATTAAACCTTCTCCATAACCAGTTACTGTTGAATTTACAATCTTAGCAGTCTTAGGTAATTTTTCATAGATATCCTTTAATATACCAACAACTCTTACTAATGGGCTTCCTTCATTTGATCCATAATATGAGTATAATATTTGTCCTTCTTCGCCTATCAAAGCCACCTTAGTTGTTGTTGATCCAGCATCAATTCCCAAATAGCAATTTCCAGTATAATTTTCAAATTCAGCTCTTTTTGCTTTATTTTTATCATGTCTATTTTTAAATTCTTGAAGTTCTTCTTCATCTTTAAATAGGGCTCTTAAACTATCTATTTCATGTTCTTCAATATTAGTTAAATCTTTTAGCTTGTCTACAATATCTTTAAATATAACAGTTTCATGTTCCTTTGATGATATTGCCGCACCTAATGCAACAAAAAGTTGAGAATTTTCTGGGAAAATCACATCATCATCTTTTAAATTTAATGTTTCTATAAATCTTTTTCTTAACTCTGATAAGAAGAATAATGGACCTCCTAAAAAGGCTACTTTTCCTCTTATAGGTTTTCCGCATGCAAGTCCACTTATTGTTTGATTAACTACTGCTTGTAAAACAGAAGCTGCAATATCTTCTTTCTTTGCCCCTTCATTTATTAAGGGTTGTACATCTGTTTTAGCAAAAACTCCACATCTTGCTGCAATTGGGTATATAACTTCATAATCCTTAGCAAGATCATTAAGCCCAGAGGCATCAGTTTTTAATAAAGATGCCATTTGATCAATGAATGCACCTGTCCCCCCAGCACAACTACCATTCATTCTTTGCTCAATTCCACCTTTGAAATATGTGATTTTAGCGTCTTCTCCGCCTAATTCGATTGCAACATCTGTTTGTGGAATAACCTCTTCTACAGTTTTAGTACAAGCTACAACTTCTTGTATAAAATTAACTCCAAGCCACTTTGCAACTGAAAGTCCGCCTGAACCTGTAATGCTTATTGATATTTCAGTATTTCCTAATTGCTTATAAGATTCCCTAATTAATCCTATAATTGTACTTTTAATATCTGAAAAATGTCTTTTATATCTACTAAATACTATTTTATTAGACGCATTTAATACTACTAATTTAACGGTGGTAGACCCAACGTCTAACCCTAAATTATACATTAAACCCCTTCCTTTCTTCATAAAAAATCGTCAAGGCAATTATGAGCCGTCGATTTTTTTT is a window encoding:
- a CDS encoding valine--tRNA ligase; its protein translation is MSENNISTTYDPKEFEERIYKVWEEKKYFTPEVDRSKKPYTIVMPPPNITGKLHLGHALDNTLQDILIRFKRMQGYCTLWLPGEDHASIATEVKVENELLKQGIVKKELGRDAFLEKVWEWSDEYRERIRTQLKKMGVSADFTREAFTMDENLNKAVRHVFVKLYNEGLIYQGNRITNWCPKCETALSDAEIEYKEQEGNFWHIKYPVKDSNEFIEIATTRPETLLGDTAVAVNPNDERFSHLVGKTLILPLVGREIPIIADEYVDIEFGTGAVKITPAHDPNDYEVGKRHGLKEIRIMDDKGVINSLGGKYAGLDRYEARKAMVSDLEEEGLLVKIKPHTHNVGTHDRCSTVIEPIISKQWYVKMESLAAPALDVVREKKTKFIPERFEKVYYNWMENIQDWCISRQLWWGHRIPVFYCDECGELMVSEEKPGSCTKCGSNKITQDSDVLDTWFSSALWPFSTLGWPDKTDDLDFFYPNSVLVTGYDIIFFWVARMIFSGIHNMGETPFENVLIHGIIRDSEGRKMSKSLGNGVDPLEVIDTYGADALRFMLVTGNAPGNDIRYYPERVESARNFANKIWNASRFLMMNLDKDLMNKYKDEKDYSLADRWILSRCNTLIKEVTDNLEKFELGIALQKVYDFMWNELCDWYIELVKPVFYGEDEKAKGIAYNVIYDVLQTGLKLLHPVMPFITEEIYTHLCDESESITISSWPEYNEGLVDAKAEKEMGYIIDAIKSLRNVRVEMNVPPSRKAKVVAYINKEAEEAFKNGISYFEKLASASEMEFIENKNNAPENAVSVVVEVGELFMPLLDLVDREKELDRLNKEKTKLEGEIKRVEGKLSNERFTAKAPQDVVEAEKAKGEKYKEMLEAVLLRIKALG
- a CDS encoding 2-hydroxyacyl-CoA dehydratase, yielding MYNLGLDVGSTTVKLVVLNASNKIVFSRYKRHFSDIKSTIIGLIRESYKQLGNTEISISITGSGGLSVAKWLGVNFIQEVVACTKTVEEVIPQTDVAIELGGEDAKITYFKGGIEQRMNGSCAGGTGAFIDQMASLLKTDASGLNDLAKDYEVIYPIAARCGVFAKTDVQPLINEGAKKEDIAASVLQAVVNQTISGLACGKPIRGKVAFLGGPLFFLSELRKRFIETLNLKDDDVIFPENSQLFVALGAAISSKEHETVIFKDIVDKLKDLTNIEEHEIDSLRALFKDEEELQEFKNRHDKNKAKRAEFENYTGNCYLGIDAGSTTTKVALIGEEGQILYSYYGSNEGSPLVRVVGILKDIYEKLPKTAKIVNSTVTGYGEGLIKSALHIDIGEIETIAHYKAAEHFLPGVDFILDIGGQDMKCLRIKNGVIDSILLNEACSSGCGSFIETFAKSLNMEVKDFAKEALYASNPVDLGSRCTVFMNSRVKQAQKEGATVGDISAGLSYSVIKNALFKVIKIRRKEEMGKKIIVQGGTFYNDAVLRSFELVSEREVIRPDIAGLMGAFGAALISRERYIQDSESNILKAHELESFSFDTTLERCGLCGNNCLLTKNKFSNGETFISGNRCERPIIGKVSNDDVPNLYDYKYKRTFNYIPLKKEEAKRGTIGIPRVLNIYENYPFWFTFLNDLGFRVELSPRSTKQIYEMGIETIPSESACYPAKIVHGHIMALVNRGIENIFYPSIAYEKKEDERANNHYNCPIVTSYPEVIKNNMDVIQEKNINYINPFFSLNDKERLLPRLVEEFKGFNVTVEECKKALDLAWNEREKYKQDIRDKGEEVIAYLKETGKKGIVLGGRPYHVDPEINHGIPNIITSYGMAVLTEDSVAHLGNLERPLRVVDQWTYHSRLYSAAAHVCENDNLELVQLNSFGCGLDAVTTDQVQEILNASGKIYTVLKIDEGNNLGAVRIRVRSLKAAIEERVRNNYVPVKEEFKYKSPTFTKEMRKTHTILAPQMSPIHFDLVEAAFNSSGYKVVVPEEDKMAIEEGLKYVNNDACYPSIITIGQIIHALKSGKYDLNNTSVIISQTGGGCRATNYIAFLKKALVEAGFENIPVLSLNAVGMEKHPGFKLTLKLLNKALMSLVYGDLFMRVLYRVRPYEKVKGSANELYEKWRAIAIESVKKGSLSSFKKTVRGIIKEFDELELLDIKKPRIGVVGEILVKFHPLANNDVVSIIENEGGEAVVPDLLDFFFYSAYDSDFKYRYLSFSKKSKNNGHLAIWAMELYRKEMKKALEESERFHPPVSIQELGNMASQILSLGHQTGEGWFLTAEMMELIESGVNNIICMQPFACLPNHVTGKGMIKALKHKYPLSNIVAIDYDPGASEVNQLNRIKLMFATAFKNLDANQKPKKVLWLNEEVRNI
- a CDS encoding HAD family hydrolase, whose translation is MIKLIASDMDGTLLNSKGQLPKDFFKIAKKVLNKGVVFVAASGRPYHTLRNNFHEIKDDILFLAENGAYVMYKGKELYSSTMSKERVHKIIEEARKVPETNIVLCGKKRAYIENSDDEVFMEEFNKYYHEYEKVDDLLLVEDDIIKVSIHDKLGSAENSNNIITPVWGEEFQITVSGQVWLDIGKKGINKGKSLRTIQRLLGVQKEETMVFGDYYNDVEMLGEAYYSYAMKNAPEDVKSYSRFIAKTNDEEGVIQVIREKVLKEA
- a CDS encoding bifunctional folylpolyglutamate synthase/dihydrofolate synthase; its protein translation is MEYKKSIEYIHSLNKFGMNFGLSRTERLLELLGNPHKKVKFIHLAGTNGKGSTTAMISNILKEAGYKVGMFTSPYLEEFEERIQINGVNIPKDHLTKCVNEIREIVDVVAEEGLGQPTEFEVITCIMFKYFYDMKIDFGVIEVGLGGKLDSTNVLTPILTVITSISFDHMNILGNTLKEIASEKAGIIKENVPVVLYPQERDALEVIKAKAKELESKIYNVNPISSKFLGVLQKDSKVFQRMQYTIENKSLEINLPLLGKHQIVNCLTAITAIKVLEELGEISISYNVISKGLEEVEWKGRMELLSDKPYILIDGAHNIDGIRKLKENLRTYFNYKNLVLILGILADKQVDEMIREICPLAKEVVAVTPHSDRAELSEVLRDKILEQEIEAISMDNYEEAYRYAVSKIAEDDMLLICGSLYMIGDMRKLIRNNI
- a CDS encoding LTA synthase family protein, with the protein product MLAYNTNKEKRFLGTFRDTIKDIVHNKYFIITFILIFLKSILFMALISDDKANGINPMRVFYSFPPFLVYFSFILIFLSFGFLFSKKGQAISFLVLNVVFTIFIIGDLWYFRSNSSFISLYMLKMTSNLDNLGSSIISMVRLVDLAFIIDIVVLLIMIIRDKQIKVKRNLLAFLLALILPILYLTYAHIKIDTYNKGFENQMIFRKSWSPNQTISNLTPIGYHIFDSYNYYKESKPYELSSEEKKQTEDWFSKKKENLPDNKYFNSMQGKNVLIIQWESLENFVIGQKVNGQEITPNLNRILKNSYYFDNFHEQTWNGTSSDGEIITNTSTLPVREGATAFRYPGNQYQYSFPNIFKNMGYSTFASHPDKGSYWNWMPVLKSVGYEKTADSTNYNIDEVINLGISDRSYLSQYADKLKELKAPFLSYTVTLTSHSPFELPEADKTLKLPSNLENTKLGGYFQCINYTDKYIGDFFDKLDKEGILKNTVVVIYGDHEGVHKFYGDEVQKTSGLEPWMKENNREVPLIIYNDSISGEVKHVQGGQVDTLPTVAYLFGVNLDKESNKTVGRNLLNTKKDFTILETREFVGTESYNGEKEDMLKAIDLSDKLIRANYYK